In the Hordeum vulgare subsp. vulgare chromosome 7H, MorexV3_pseudomolecules_assembly, whole genome shotgun sequence genome, one interval contains:
- the LOC123407574 gene encoding uncharacterized protein LOC123407574 — protein MSCFAVHTSSSSRISGSRQPWRWWRKCAGLAAAAHTKLRRTVLRVRWSATGRLGGHRRRAPAPPLPSVQRGDHMSFAPVYVDELYSQPKGLSVVHEEQPSTSKPSRPAGGANKARVHGVAAATGARGAAVAAKSLGVRGFLLSPGRGGVGMGEVDLRAEMFIRNFREEMRLQSQRSAEELQAMLARGL, from the coding sequence ATGTCCTGCTTCGCCGTGCACACCTCCTCGTCGTCGAGGATAAGCGGCAGCAGGCAGCCGTGGCGGTGGTGGCGCAAGTGCGCtggcctcgccgccgccgcgcacACCAAGCTCCGCCGCACCGTCCTACGCGTCCGGTGGTCGGCCACGGGGCGGCTCGGCGGCCACCGTCGGCGCGCGCCGGCGCCGCCCCTGCCGTCCGTGCAGCGCGGGGACCACATGAGCTTCGCGCCGGTCTACGTGGACGAGCTCTACAGCCAGCCCAAGGGCCTCAGCGTCGTGCACGAGGAGCAGCCCAGCACCAGCAAACCCTCACGTCCAGCCGGCGGTGCGAACAAGGCTCGCGTGCATGGCGTCGCCGCTGCTACCGGTGCACGTGGGGCGGCTGTGGCCGCCAAGAGCCTCGGCGTGAGGGGCTTCTTGCTGAGCCCGGGCAGAGGAGGCGTCGGGATGGGGGAGGTGGACTTGAGGGCCGAGATGTTCATCAGGAACTTCAGGGAGGAGATGAGGCTGCAGAGCCAGAGGTCGGCCGAGGAACTCCAGGCCATGCTTGCAAGAGGCCTGTGA
- the LOC123407575 gene encoding pre-mRNA-splicing factor SLU7, with protein MATASVSFKSREDHRKQLELEEARKAGLAPAEVDEDGNEINPHIPQYMSSAPWYLNAEKPSLKHQRKWKSDPNYTKAWYDRGARLFQANKYRKGACENCGAMTHTKKACMDRPRNVGAKYTNMNIAPDEKVESFELDYDGKRDRWNGYDTSTYTRVIQDYEAREEARKKFLKEQQLKKLEEKDGEQDGENVASEEDEEDGLKIDEAKVDESAQMDFAKVEKRVRTTGGGSTGTVRNLRIREDTAKYLLNLDVNSAYYDPKTRSMREDPLPDADPNDKFYVGDNQNRLSGQALEFKQLNVHAWEAFDKGQDFHMQAAPSQAELLYKSFKIKKEKLKSESKDKIMEKYGNAASDEPIPRELLLGQSEKEIEYDRTGRIIKGQDVALPKSKYEEDVLINNHTTVWGSWWKDHQWGYKCCKQTIKNSYCTGLAGIEAAEASADLMRENMARKEAAEEEPVRQEEKKLATWGTDIPQDLVLDQKLLEESLKKEAKRKKEEMDERKRKYNVKWNDEVTAEDMEAYRMTRVRHDDPMKDFLN; from the exons GATGGAAATGAGATTAACCCTCACATCCCGCAGTATATGTCCTCGGCCCCATGGTATCTCAACGCCGAGAAGCCG AGTTTGAAGCATCAGCGGAAATGGAAATCGGATCCGAATTACACAAAAGCGTGGTACGATAGGGGTGCCAGGCTTTTCCAGGCCAACAAATACAGAAAAGGCGCTTGCGAAAA CTGTGGAGCCATGACTCACACTAAGAAGGCATGCATGGATCGACCTCGGAATGTTGGAGCTAAATATACTAATATGAATATAGCACCGGATGAGAAAGTTGAGTCGTTTGAGCTTGACTATGATGGAAAGCGTGACCGTTGGAATGGTTATGACACATCGACCTACACTCGTGTTATCCAAGATTATGAAGCTAGAGAAGAGGCCAGGAAAAAGTTCCTCAAAGAACAACAGCTCAAGAAGCTCGAGGAGAAGGATGGTGAGCAGGATGGTGAGAATGTGGCCAGtgaagaggatgaagaagatgGCCTGAAGATAGATGAGGCTAAAGTTGATGAGAGCGCTCAAATGGATTTCGCTAAGGTAGAGAAACGTGTGCGCACGACAGGTGGTGGAAGCACTGGAACTGTGAG GAATTTGCGTATAAGAGAAGACACTGCAAAGTATCTTCTGAATCTTGATGTGAACTCTGCGTATTATGATCCGAAAACCCGCTCCATGCGTGAGGATCCTTTGCCAGATGCAGACCCCAATGATAAATTCTATGTG GGTGATAACCAAAATAGACTTAGTGGACAAGCTCTGGAGTTCAAGCAACTCAATGTCCATGCATGGGAGGCTTTTGACAAGGGGCAGGATTTCCATATGCAAGCAGCCCCATCTCAAGCTGAACTACTGTACAAGAGTTTCAAGATCAAGAAGGAGAAGTTGAAATCTGAAAGCAAGGACAAAATTATGGAGAAGTATGGGAATGCTGCATCTGACGAACCAATCCCTCGTGAGCTTCTTCTTGGGCAAAGTGAGAAAGAGATTGAGTATGACCGGACTGGTCGCATAATCAAAGGACAG GATGTAGCTCTTCCTAAGAGCAAATATGAAGAGGATGTCCTAATTAATAACCACACAACAGTGTGGGGTTCTTGGTGGAAAGATCATCAATGGGGCTATAAGTGCTGCAAGCAGACTATTAAAAATAGTTACTGCACGGGCCTTGCTGGAATCGAGGCTGCTGAAGCATCAGCTGATTTGATGAGGGAAAATATGGCCCGCAAGGAGGCTGCTGAAG AGGAACCTGTacgacaagaagagaagaaactAGCCACTTGGGGAACAGATATTCCTCAGGATCTTGTTCTGGACCAGAAGTTGCTTGAGGAATCCTTAAAGAAG GAGGCaaagaggaagaaggaagagaTGGATGAAAGAAAGAGGAAGTACAATGTGAAGTGGAACGACGAGGTCACTGCGGAAGACATGGAGGCCTACCGTATGACGAGAGTCCGTCATGACGATCCTATGAAAGATTTTCTCAATTAG